ATTGAGGTGATGACCGGCAACGATGCCTGTGCCGAAGGTGCGTTGGCGGCAGGGCTCAGGTTCTTCGCCGGCTATCCTATCACCCCATCGTCTGAAATTGCCGAGATTCTCTCCTACCGATTGCCGCAGGTGGGCGGGGCTTTTATACAGATGGAAGACGAGATAGGTGCGATGGGGGCAGTGATCGGCGCCTCGCTTGCCGGCGCGAAGGCGATGACTGCGACCAGTGGACCAGGTTTCTCTCTCAAGCAGGAAAACATCGGCTACGCAGCCATGGCCGAGGTGCCCTGCGTGATCGTCGATGTGCAGCGCGGCGGCCCCAGCACTGGCCTGCCCACCTTGCCTTCGCAAATGGACGTCATGCAGGCCAGGTGGGGTACGCATGGGGACCACGAGATCATCGCCCTGTGTCCCTACAGCGTGCGGGAGACCTTTGATTTGACGGTGCGCGCCTTCAATCTTGCCGAACGCTTCCGCACGCCAGTCATCTTGCTGATGGATGAGATCATTGCTCATGTCAACGAGAAGGTGGTCATGCCTGAACCAGGCGAGATCGAAGTCTACGAGCGCAAAATGCCCCACTGCCCGCCCGAGGAATTTCTGCCTTACAAGTTCACTGAGGACGATATCCCGCCCATGGCCAGTTTCGGCACGGGTTACCGCTTCCACGTGACCGGCCTCTGCCACGACGAGACGGGTTTTCCCACCAATGACCCGGTGCAGATTGATCGCTTGATCAGGCGGCTGAATCGCAAGATCTCGCGCCACCGTGACCTGATCGTGGAGGTGGCGGAGGACCAGCTCGAGGATGCGGAGATTGGGGTGGTAGCCTATGGCTCTACGGCACGTGCGGCACGCCGGGCGGTGGCCCTTGCGCGCCAGGAGGGGATTCGCGTCGGCCTCCTCCGACCCCTGGTGCTCTGGCCCTTCCCTGACAAAGAAGTGCGTGCCCTGGCCGAGAAGGTGGACCACATCATCGTGCCGGAGCTCAACATGGGTCAGGTGGCCCATGAAGTCGAGTGGGCAGCTTGCGGCAAAGCAGCCGTCCACAGGCTGAACCGCGTTGACGGCGAGCCCATCCCACCGCAGGACATCCTGCAGGCGATCAAGGAGGTGGCCAGATGATCGACTACACCAAGTATTTGCGGATAAGCAAGTTCCCCCTCATCTGGTGTGCGGGCTGTGGCAACGGTATCGTCTTGAAAAGCATCCTGCGCGCCATCGACAAGATCGGTTGGGCCAAAGACGAGATCTGCATGGTGTCAGGGATCGGCTGCTCGAGTCGCACGCCAGGCTATGTGG
This DNA window, taken from candidate division KSB1 bacterium, encodes the following:
- a CDS encoding 2-oxoacid:acceptor oxidoreductase subunit alpha, with product MQGQKRPRIEVMTGNDACAEGALAAGLRFFAGYPITPSSEIAEILSYRLPQVGGAFIQMEDEIGAMGAVIGASLAGAKAMTATSGPGFSLKQENIGYAAMAEVPCVIVDVQRGGPSTGLPTLPSQMDVMQARWGTHGDHEIIALCPYSVRETFDLTVRAFNLAERFRTPVILLMDEIIAHVNEKVVMPEPGEIEVYERKMPHCPPEEFLPYKFTEDDIPPMASFGTGYRFHVTGLCHDETGFPTNDPVQIDRLIRRLNRKISRHRDLIVEVAEDQLEDAEIGVVAYGSTARAARRAVALARQEGIRVGLLRPLVLWPFPDKEVRALAEKVDHIIVPELNMGQVAHEVEWAACGKAAVHRLNRVDGEPIPPQDILQAIKEVAR